The DNA window TACTACTTGAGACTATATAATATACGTACACATACCTGGTGCCAAATAGCCAAATGTGCCAGCAACCACTGTAGTGACATGAGCCTCCTCATCGACCAAAAGCCTTGCGAGACCAAAATCAGAAATACGAGGCTCCAAATTTTCATCAAGGAGAATGTTGCTAGATTTGATGTCGCGGTGTACAACTTTGGGACAGCACTCATGGTGCAAGTACGCCAAACCCCGGGCAGAACCAAGGGCTATATTTAAGCGATCGTTCCAATTCAGTGGTTGTTGAgtattttctaataaaaaattaagttattCATTACAAGTCATGTTATAGAGAAGAATAAAGATTTCAAAGGAAATGAAGCATACCATGCAAGAGATCATCTAAGCTTCCCATGGCCAAATAATCGTATAtgaggagccttgaagaaggGAGCCTGCAGTAACCGCGCAGGTTTACCAGATTTATATGCTTGATGCTCCCCAAGATCTCAAGTTCCCTCTCAAACACTTGATCACACCCTTCACGAGTTCTGTCAATCCGCTTGACAGCAAATGTGCCACAATCATTCATCACCATCCGGTAAACAGTCCCGAATCCTCCTGATCCTACTACATCCTCTGCATCAAGAGACTCCAGCTTCTCTATGATCTCGGATGATGCGTATGGAAGATCACCATGGAATGTAATAAGTTTTGCTCCTGTTACAACATCAGGTCATCGTttgcaaaacaagaaaaagtcgATATTGTCAAAAGTGTAAATATCATTCTTCCTACTTGATTCTGAATCAACTTGTTTCTTCATTTCTGTGTATCTCCTAGCAGCTCTTTCCTTCTTCGATAGCAACCGGACCCACAGTAATGATAGGATTATCACAAGTGCAATCCCCATTGTTGACATTGCCCCAATTACCAACCACTTAATGTAATGTGAAGATTTTTTGGGAGGGACTGCatgtaaatttaaatatttattgttattagtTATGATACAAACTTTAGCCAAGATTTCTcggatttttttataaatatcaagATATGTGTATATCTATCTATAAACAAGATATTTATACGGTtacaatgagaaaaaaaatgagataaatGTACACCTATCTGGTGTAAACAAGATATGACAAGAAAAGAAGTTAAGCATGTATCTCCTTTGCACCCAATATACATACAAAAAGGTTCTGACTTATCTCGTAAAGGCATATCTCGTTTATGCTGTAAACAAAATATGTAAAacgatataaaaatataaatatgccctaaattatacatattggtaaataaaacatttaatttatttatatataaaaaaatccagATTTCCCAGTGTGCAATTGAGTTATAAATCCAAGAAGCTGACTTGCCTGCAGCTTCTTCGCTTTCAGCATGGGGTAGCACCACAGGGAAGCCAAGTGATGTTCGGCATGGTTTCTCGACCTGTCGCCCACAAAGATCTAGATTGCCAATAAACCTACACACATGGAAATGAATTTGAAACCAAATGAACCTTTTACACAGCAGTGACAGCACCAGACAAATATGTTACCAAATTAACCAGAATTAAtaaacaaacaataaaaaaccAGTGTGAGGCAAGACCGCAAGGAGTACATACGAGTTCTTCCCAAAGGTGCTTAGAACTCCAATGTCAGGGATTTCTCCAGAAAAGAAGTTGGTAGACAAATTCCTAAGATAAGGAGGTTCAGCTTTTACTGAAATGTAAggttatgatttatgaatatCACTATGCTGCAAGGTTAAATTAACTTACAGAACTTGCAAATGCGAGAGACGGCCAATAGAGGAAGGTATAGCACCTTTCAATGTGTTGCTTGATAAATCACTGTACAGTACCAATTGAAAAACGTAAGCTAGTGAAGGCTATAAACCTATTCAAAGAATTGAAAACATCAGAGATGGACTTTACAGTATATTTAGAAAAGATAGATTTCCAATAGCTGCTGGTATTCCACCTTGGAAATAGTTACCCCTTAAGTACCTTTTCAACAGAATCAGATTAAACCCATCAATCACTCAGCATAATATATAAGACGAGAGTATCAACACAAGTAGTATTCATTTAAACAATCAACATGGCAAACTGAACAAGGAAATGTACTATTTATTTCACTTACAGCGCTCTTAGCTCAGTACAATTAGTGATTTCATAAGGAATAATCCCATGCAAGCTGTTCTCATGAAGTGCCCTGATTCATTGTAACAAATTGTGTTCAGTACTTGTAGCTTAAAGATGAACCCAAATAACCCTAAATGCTCCACTTACAATCTCTGTAGTCTAGTGAGTTTGCCAATGCTGGGAGATATGATTCCTCCAAGTTGCATGTATGGAAGATTTCTGAAGAACACAAGCACACAAAGGAGTCATACTCAGCTCAGAAAGTAAGAGGTCCTTGagagtggaaaacaaaaaaagagtaAGAATAAAATGAAGGGTGTATGATGCTTTTTTGCATACATGAAGCGAACTCTTTGTTCAGCATCAGGGTAACATGAGATACCAGTCCATGAACAAGGAGATTCATCAAACTCTTGCCAGTTGGTGAGAACATTTTTTGTGTCATTCAATGTGCTTTTCATTTCCAACAAGGCCAAACCTAACACAGtaatcaaaataatgaaaatgcCTTGAAGTTCCAAACTTTAAACCCAGCAATGTAGCATATagcaagaaaaagagagaacaaAGAGAAAAGGGGGATTCATATGGTTCTTACCATCTTGGGTGAGAGCAAGagaggaagaacagaataaaaATGTGGTCAAAATGAAGAAACCCCACACTCCATAACCCATTTTCATTTGCATTTCCCAGAGTGAGCTCAATCaagtttgaactttgaagatCTGTACTCTCTTTGTGAGTTGAAATGGAACCAGCCACCTTGAAGTGATATGATTCAAGTGGGTAAAGTGGAGGTTGGGAATGCTTGTGATGAAAATGTAGACCCAAAAAAGGGTTACCAAATTACCATGATTCAAACCTTGAAgtttatttgaaaagaaaacaaaaaataataataataatttgaaggAAGGAGCAAAAAGAGAGTGCTTTGTGGCTCTGTGTTTTGATTTTActcaaatttatatattttatattttatgaagaaggtgaaaAAGGACAACTTTTTTGAAAGCTGGAACCAAAAGTGGTGCAGTGTGGAGTAGCCGTTGATCAGAGCGAAAAAACTTTTGAATAGAAACAATCTTTTAGGCCACTCTCTAGCCAAGGTCCGTGAATACATGCGCCTGTAAGAACCAATGAGAAGATGCCTTGATGGCCACGTTTCAGAGTAAGAGGAGAGTTGAGTTTGTGTAAAGTCGCGCGTGGCGCGTGGCGCGTGGCGCGTGGTGCGTGTCTGATTCACCGCAGAGACATTTGGAAGAACTATACGGaggtaattaataatataaacagTGTTGCCATTACATTATTGCATTGTTATCAAACCCGGTTTGATCGGTTGGTCCGACCGAAAATCTGATCACTCAGTTATCTGGTCGAATCGAATCATTTGTTGAATCGATCATGCATAAAATTCGGTGGAACCTGGAATGACTCGGTCGGATTTCATCAAAACTGTCGGCCTAGTCGATTTATATGACCTGGACCGAtttgcttgtttttttttttgtaaaatggCGTAGTTTTCATTTGTAGAACACCTTCTTTCTGATTTTATTGCCCTAACCCAATGCCCAGTCCCTCACCTCAACGTTTCTGAGCTGTTCTCTTCTCTCGTCACTCTCTCGAATTCTCCCTCTGTCTTTCACCTTCAACTCCAAGCTCTTTCAGAGACACAGACTCTCCCCTCTCGTCACATAAAGACAGAGACACAAATACATAGAGATACCTAGACATAAAATATACAAcattttttagtatgtttggTCATAGTGTACAAGACACACTTATTTAAATCAAATGTCATTTTTGTCCCAATATTTATCCACCGTGACATCACTTCCTCGACTGCCATCATTGTTTTCCACCACCACCATTGATTTTTCTACCATCCAAATTACTATCATCAACGTCTCTAattcataatcaattcaataattaaaaaaattagatagaaaatcaaaaataaaaagaaggaggagggaAGAGAagagttttaattttcttgtgttCCATTACTATTATCAtgaaatacaaattttaaaaaaaatggtggCACATCCCAAATACTCAAGTCATGCTTCCctttaaaaaacaaattcagATTTTGTTTTGAACATGTATTTTttccttaaataaaaaaatttataatttttgagagaaaatatttaataaactaATATTTGAACAATGCTTCATCCATCATCGTTTAAAATTCTCATTTTGTGTGACTTTTTTCCATCATCCAAATTCATTGTCGCCACGGCTGGAGAAGAGGCAGATCTGGAGGCGGCACGGTCTGAAAAACACGACGGCGGAAGTACATGAAAGAGACAGATAGGAGAGCGCATACAGGTCTGGAGATGAAGTGAGGAAGGCATCGACACGAAGATCAGATTTGCCTTTTGgggcgtgaagaagaagatcatgggtagaagaagaaagaagaacagaagagagaagagaaaaagatgaTTATGACGATTAAATCTACCATCTGAGgcgtgaagaaaagaagatgaatggtagaagaagatgaagagtaGAATAAGAAGGAAGAACagaaagagggaaaagaaaaaaagggatcagaaaagaagagagaaggtgttAATAGTATATGttaaatatgaaattttaaaaaaataataaggatAAAATTGTCCAAAACTATAATTCAATATGTGTCTCAAGTCAAAAATCCATGTCTCAGTGTTTTGGGAAGACACAAAATACACGTCTTTTGTGGGTAACCGTGTGTAACTGTGTCTTAAAAAAATTGTGTCTCAACAAACAAATAATAAACATGTACCACCGTGTCCATGTCTCTTATGGACATGGACAATAACCAAACGGTGCCTTACTTCTCTCGCGACCTCGTATAGATGCACAGTCTAACCTATCTTCATTGCTGCCTGTGTCTTCACCGTCTCGGATTCAGTGGACCCAAACTCGTCGTCATTGTCTCAGACTTGGCGGACTCAAGCTCTTCGCAGCCTTCCCTACGCTCGCTTCGCCAACGGCAGAGGTAGATCGAACGAGCATCTGGTCCCTCAAGTGGTGGTCGTCGTCGTCTTCTTGTCAGTTTGTCAGCTTCTTGCTTCTCTGCCTTTCCTCAGCTCGTCGTCGCTGGCAGCAGAAATAGGCGCTAGCAGTAGCTGGTCCTTGGGCTTTGTAAGgaggaaaaaaattagaataggAAAGAATTAATCAATCAGAGAGAAATTAGGAAGAATCATGAGGGAGAGAgatgatttaatacaaggaATTTTAGAAAAGGAGATATATCCATTACTCAATTCATGGTTCCTCTAATAATAAATCAAGTACTAATGAAATTATCCAAATTGGACCTTGGCCTATATTTTTCTCATTACATTACATTTTTCTTAACGACATCATTACCCTCAAGATTGTGGAAAAACAAATTCCAATATAAATCCGaaggaatttttttaaataaataaaataaatatattaattattgaaatatgcATCTACGAGCATTTTTACCGAAAAATTTCACATCACTTATCTCATTTCACGTATTTggtacactgtaaacgagataagactgAGAATAAATGCAACGTATAtttcgtttacagtataaacgatATACATgttaacttttattttgtttacattGTAAACGAAATATGTTAAGGCAAATTTTCAACTGCTATAAAGGATGTGTAACTATTTGTATCCTTCACAAATCTTTCACTACTTCTTTGTTATCTATTCCTTCCGAAAATAAGCCAAAATGTCTAGTAGTAATAGTTTCTTGGTTGTAAGTGTATATCTCAATTGCTGTATGAGAAATAGTGATAATGAGATAATATTTGAGTGTGAAAATCCCATCTGTTGTGTACCTAGCCAGTAAACTCATTGGTGGAATTAAAGAGACTGATATTGGGTAGCGTCGGTGGAATTGGGAAAAGGGAGATCGAAAGGGTGGGATATAAGTTGCTAGCACTGATGGAAAATAGAATTTTTCGGTTCCATCTGTTTTGCCTCTATGGCGACGAGCATGTGCGCCTGATGTTTGACGTCCATGAGAAAATCATGGCAGAGCAAGTAATGAAACTTTTCACAGAGGCTGGCGACATCGGTGGTGGTGGATCTAGGTCGTCGGACCTCGTTTAGGATTACCCACCTCTCGCACCACCACCAATTCATGTTGCCGATCCAGTGAAAGACATGGAGGTCAACGGTGAGAACTCCAACGAGGAGTATGTTGTGGATAGCAACGAGAGCGGTCCCTccgaggatgatgatgaggaagagTTTGTACCAGAGACCCCGGTTGAGGCATCACGAAGGTATCTTATGCCTCTCTTGCATCCAATTTCGGCTTTATCATCTGTACCCAGTCACTAATGTATATTGGATCTGGACGcgatgcacaagaaaaacacatTTTTCAACACGGGTGAGGAAGATTACAACTTGAATGGTGGGGTGGAGTTTAGGATTGgccacaaattcaaaagtagAGATGCAGTAATACAGGGTGTTAACAATCACAACATTCATAGAAGTGCTGAATATCGAGTGGTGGAGTCCGATCGATTAAAGTAACTGATCCAACTCCCAACCTATCTGCAGACCCTCTATTCGTGTTGGTCCCTACTCTGCTGTGTCATCCCGATCAACCTGTGGACAGTTGCAACATTAACTACCATGCAGTCAATctgtattaataatattaagCGAAAAATAAAGACTAGTAAAACCAATTTAAACAGTTAGCTTACAGTCATAGGAAACATGTGAATCTGTCGCTCAGGGGACACCACTTAGGGAATCTCTAGTATATCCAAGAAACCAGCAGAGGAGTCTACCTAGTAATGTCTGTGGTCAAGCGGTGGGCCGATAAGAATAGGGAGTGGTATATCCATGCTAGCACTGCGGATCCTCATGACTGAATACGGCACCTCGCAAAGTCGTCCAGTAGTGGGAGTCACCGGAGATGAACCTGACTATTGGACTTATTACTCATCAGGTAACCTCCGATCATCAACAATATATAGCACTTCGCATACTGTCGGAGGGTGCTTGGGTCATCAGTACCAGACGGCATCTGTCGGACACGATCCCAAAGCCATGTCAGGGAGAAGGACTCCTTCCTTTGTGCTCCTTTGCTGCTGGATTGGAGGAGGCCTGGCTCCAAGTAGCTTCTCAACCAACTCCCAGACTCCGGTATCGTACCACATGTAAAAGTCACGAAAGCAACCACCCACGGGCTCTCCATTAGCGCGCAGCCCGAGGTGGTATGTGACATCCTGTAGGGTGATTGTGAACTCACCCCACGACATGTGGAAGGTGTGGGTCTCTAGGTGCCAACGCTCGACGAATGCCGTGACCAAGGAGTTGTTGAACATAAAATCCCTGAGCGGCAACGCATCACTGAACCCGGCCTCCCTCAGATACGGGACAATAGCGGCTGGTGGTGAGTGTATGTGACTTATTCTCCTCGAAAGAAGTAGACGAGGTATCaagtaaacaataaaaataccgAATTAGGAATTAATTTGGCTTATAAGTAAATTATTCAAGCAAACGATATGAATTTATTTGCATAAAAATGTTTacttgaataataaaaatgttcaaaaaaataattagcttTAACATTGTGTAATATAATGCAAATAAAAATGTCTTCTAAGATAACTAATGACTACATTAATaaacatttattttaattaatttaaataaaattatttaaaaaataataaataacgaAATTCATTTCACAACTCTTATATATGATAGATTAAGTGAAAACATTTACTTACTAAGCAACAAGTACTACTTAGTCTAAGTAACAACAAAACTCGAGAACAAACAATTTACTTAGATATTTAGtaaatataaacataaacatTTTGCTAATCATTAGGTTTATTACAAATTGTTAATACCCTAAATTAATAACTACATTAAGAGACATATGCTTAACAATAacataacatactaaaatttaaacCTAACATCATATCCGTGTATTTAAACAAATTCTAACcttaattaataactttaattaataactaaatcaaTAACATGCAATTTAATTTGTACCTAACATCATATCCTATTTTATTACACAACACATGTATAAATATGAGCCTTATTtcgtttacttttttttttttggtttcccacggtatcccccaacccgacaggtcaaggactaatccgccgcggtattgagctccatttaagggtttgccgctggccaatgggttgctgcatacACAAGGCAGGATTTgaacccccgacacttgcttaagcggactagtgagctaaccactagaccaacccaacttggttatatcttttatctattttattatctcctatccaacttaaaaaaaaaattcctccAGGATCCTATTGTTTATAACTAAACCTTAAGACATAATACATATGCTTGTGTTTATGAATGATTTCTGATTGGACTTGGTACTGAAAGCCCAACAAATAAAGGCCCAACTCAAGATTAGGGGTAATCAGTCTTCCATCACTTTCCAGAATCTTCAGCCAGCCAACCCCcatttctcctctctctctctcttacctGCTACAGTGCTACTGTTCTTTCTAGTGGCTCTGTCCACATCAGTGGCATCTATGCACGACTCTGTCGCCTCTCTTCTCTAAATCATGTGTGGTCTCCTTCATCGGCAGTGACCTTATGCTGCTCCGCCGTATTAAGAGCCTCCTCCGCCATGACGTACGTGAGCGCCACCTTCTCTGTTCGCATCTCATCCTTGCCTTCCCAAGGTAAGACTGCCGCTATGAGTGGTGGTGGCTTGGCCACGATCGGGCAGACGCGACGTAAACCTCCGCCACTTGTTCGAAGATCTCCGACGCCGTTACCTCTGCTCTGATCTGCGTCCTCCACCTTCCTCTTCGCGACGGCGCCGTCCTCGGCGCCGCTGTTGGTTGTGCGTTGCGCGCCACCGTCGCGTGGACTGATTCTGCCTCCATGGACGTCATCGGCTTCCTCCAATTGCAGATATAGAATGTCTATGTCTTGTTTTGTGGGTGTGTTGCTGGTTTTGTGAAATTGAGAACGCTTTGGAGGTAATAAATCTGGATCTGTGAGCAATGGATTTAGTGTgaaaattattttctgttctGGGGGTGTTCGAGAAatctaattttgaattttctgaaaattttcTTGGTGATTCTGGTGCTGGAATTTCTGATGTATCACAATCTGTTTTTGAATGTTTTGCAATTTCTTGATCTGGTTTCCTTGGATGCCTTGATTGTTGCTGAATATGAAACAGTAGGGTTCTGTTGATGCATTTTTGTTTGAATGTGAGCTTGAAATTCTGGATTTGGATGCCCTTCCTCGTCAAACTTGATTTCACGGATCCTTGCAGGCTTCAGCCAAACATCTAAAAGAGAATTgtaattttttccaaaaatttctctatgaatataaattttcaaaCCATTGAtaaaacaaggaattaaaattTCAGAATCCTTCACAGCAACACTGTTAGCATAAGTCAGAAAATCCTCATAATATTCACTAACAGTACCGGATTGATTTCTAATTGAGTCCGGCAAACCACCATAAAAATGGAGAATGGTGGCCAATGAAAGCACCATTGTAAGGAGGAAAGAAATTAGAATAGGGAAGAATTAATCAATCAGAGAGAAATTAGGAAGAATCTTGAGGGAGAGCGATAATTCCATGGAAGGAATTTCAGAAAAGGAAATATATTCATTACTCAATTCATGGTTCCTCTATTACATTTCTActatatctatttataataaatcaaatactAATGAAACTATCCTAATTGGGACTTGGCCTATATTTTCCTCATTACAGGCTCCTCGCCGGTTTCGTCGCTAAGTCGCCGTCAATCGTGGTAGCTGGTGAGTCTCTGCACTCCCTTCTTCTATCCTTTTcaatttttccttttctcttgtCCCTATCAATTTTGTTGAACCATCTTTTATTGATGTGAATTTGTTGCATTGAGTTAAATTTATTGTTGTattgagttgaatttgttgctgtatTGAGCTAAATATCAAGCTTATAATTCATCACatgttaaaaacaaaattaacataaaaGGCCACGTGACATTTCTAATCTATCTTCATCCTAGTGTTTCATTGATTTACTTCTAGTAATCTCAATTGAAATATTAGTATTATCATTGacaattcaattaaaatatttgataaaaaatattatgcatATAGCAAAATTAGTGATCAAATTAGTCacgtgtgtgtatatatatatatatattattttatatatttttaatatatacttttttatattaattcttattttatatttggtaGCTAATTTTTTGTATANNNNNNNNNNNNNNNNNNNNNNNNNNNNNNNNNNNNNNNNNNNNNNNNNNNNNNNNNNNNNNNNNNNNNNNNNNNNNNNNNNNNNNNNNNNNNNNNNNNNNNNNtgacaaggtttttaatgaggcagtccccatcactaaaggattttgtactctttttccttcactaaggttttttcccattggatttttctttagtaaggttttaatgatGCATAATCCTAAATGGGCATCTAaggggagtgttgtgataagatcACATTAGATGCCCATTAATATGGGCGGTTGAATTCCATTTCCAATAAGAATTAAGTTGAAAAAGCAAACCTCGTGTATGCTTATAAATAGAGAAAGCCATCTGAGGGATATTATACACAAGCAAGTAATAATAAATCAATTCTCTCTTTATGTTGCAATCAAAtactcttctctttatttttctactacaattctttctcttcttttattttataagtattttaaattctcttttcattactctttatatataatattaataacaatattaatcatctttattatattgagatagtaatGATAAACATatgcaattctctctctctttatttttaatacttctttctatctttgtatatatatacacaatacaacatataatattattatatatatataaattattattgagctaattattttaatactagagtcttctatttatacatctttatatattttttattctacaatacgttatcagcacgagactctgatcaaatttttaggaagactcaggtaacaattttttattatgtcgaaactctctcatcttgaattcaatgctcttgatatatctggaaacaattatttatcatggatactagatgctgaaattcatcttgattcaatggatcttggagataccattaaggctgaaaataatgtatcctagaaggataaagccaaagccatgatttttcttcgtcgtcatcttgacgaggggttgaaaaatgaatatctcacattaaaagatcctgcagatctttggaaagaccttgaagaaaggtacaatcataaaaaaacggtgatacttcctcaaatccgatatgaatggacgcacttgcgtctacaagattttaaatctataaatgaatataattctgcaatgtttcgaatcacctcacgaatgaaattatgtggggaaaagataactgatcatgatatgttggagaaaattttttcaatcttctatgcctcgaatgtgctcctgcagcagcagtatcgagaaaaggggtttaaaaaatattctgagttaatttcttgccttcttgttgctgaacgcaataATGAGTTActcttgaaaaatcatgaaacgcgcccagctggcgccgccccatttcctgaagtaaatgcggcaaatcaTTATCCCATAAGAGGTAAATGACAAGcttttaataacaagaaaatttatggaaggaaaaagaattatgtttaaaagagaggatctcaccagaagtgggataaagaaaggaatatcgggcagaataaatcaacagaggataagtgtttttgttgtggtggaaagggccattggtttCGTACCTGTCGTatcccaaggcacctagtcgatctttaccaggcatctttaaaaaagaatgataaaggaaaggaaacaaattttgtttcgaATGATGCTGAGaactccaccactcattatgatgtatctgatttctttgaggatcctgaaggaaatattggtcatttgatcaatgatggaatagtttaatatgtgggaTTGTGAAATATCTAtgtaaataaatactgtaaagaacttattgttaagttttattttctatgtatttaagtttcaaatgtgatgtacataaataatgaaatattaatgtttatgaattttgaaattattaaatgtgtcaaattttaaaataaaattttagtatatgacattattttatgtacagtgtttcttagaaaaataattctgatcaagtattcaatttaactgtgcatactactcattttattattatttgtttttgaagaaaatggcaAGAATATGTAATGAAGAagtatgccttgcggatagtgtaagttcgcacactattctcaaaagtgatatatattttacccatcttgtgccaaaagaggaatatgttaatactattattggctcatgcaatgtgatagaaggctccggaagagctataattttatttcctggaggaacaaaatttataataaataatgcactattatctaccagGTCTCTGAGGAACTtcttgagtttcaaagatattcgccgaaatggatatcatgttgagacgatgaatgagggaaatcatgagtatttatgtatcacaactcatgattcaaataaaaaagttatattagaaaaattaccctcactttcatctgggttatattacaccaagattagtgcaattgaatcacatgccattataaaccagaagtttactaactcaaatgaattcataacttgtcACGACCGATTGGGTtatccgggaacaaccatgatgaggagaactattgaaaactctcatggacattcactaaagaaccagaagattcttaaaactagtgaattttgttgtgctgcatgttctcagggaaaattaattttaaagcaatCACCAGTAAAGTCCcttgaattcctagaaaggattcaaggtgatatatgtggacctattcatccaccatgtggatcttttagatattttatggtcctgatagacgcatcttcgagatggtcacatgtgtgcttattatcttctcgcaacatggcgtttgcgagattactggctcaaattattcgattaaaagcacaatttcctgaaaatccaatcaaagcaattcgtcttgataatgctggtgaatttactttccaagcttttgatgcttattgtatggctaatggaataagtgttgaacatccagtagcttatgttcatacacaaaatgggttagcagaatcacttattaaacgcctccaattaattgctagacccttacttatgagaataAATCTCACAACCTCGGTTTGGGGACATGCTGTTTTACATGCCAcaacacttattcgtttgaggccaacgagttattatcagttctctcctatgcaattagcttttggccagcagccaaatgtttcccatttaagaatatttgggtgtgcgatatatgttcccattgcaccacctaatcgcaccaaa is part of the Arachis duranensis cultivar V14167 chromosome 1, aradu.V14167.gnm2.J7QH, whole genome shotgun sequence genome and encodes:
- the LOC107467644 gene encoding LRR receptor-like serine/threonine-protein kinase FEI 1, giving the protein MQMKMGYGVWGFFILTTFLFCSSSLALTQDGLALLEMKSTLNDTKNVLTNWQEFDESPCSWTGISCYPDAEQRVRFINLPYMQLGGIISPSIGKLTRLQRLALHENSLHGIIPYEITNCTELRALYLRGNYFQGGIPAAIGNLSFLNILDLSSNTLKGAIPSSIGRLSHLQVLNLSTNFFSGEIPDIGVLSTFGKNSFIGNLDLCGRQVEKPCRTSLGFPVVLPHAESEEDAVPPKKSSHYIKWLVIGAMSTMGIALVIILSLLWVRLLSKKERAARRYTEMKKQVDSESRAKLITFHGDLPYASSEIIEKLESLDAEDVVGSGGFGTVYRMVMNDCGTFAVKRIDRTREGCDQVFERELEILGSIKHINLVNLRGYCRLPSSRLLIYDYLAMGSLDDLLHENTQQPLNWNDRLNIALGSARGLAYLHHECCPKVVHRDIKSSNILLDENLEPRISDFGLARLLVDEEAHVTTVVAGTFGYLAPEYLQSGRATEKSDVYSFGVLLLELITGKRPTDPSFAKRGLNVVGWMNTLLRENRLDDVVDKRCTNVDAGTLEGILDIAARCTDGNAEERPSMNEVLQLLEQEVMSPCPSEFYESQSDR